The following coding sequences lie in one Lelliottia jeotgali genomic window:
- a CDS encoding Dihydroorotate dehydrogenase — MYYPFVRKALFQLDPERAHELTFQQLRRITGTPLEALVRQKVQEKPVQCMGLTFKNPLGLAAGLDKNGECIDALGAMGFGSIEVGTVTPRPQDGNDKPRLFRLVEAEGLINRMGFNNHGVDHLVENVKKSHFDGVLGINIGKNKDTPVEQGKDDYLICMEKVYAYAGYIAINISSPNTPGLRTLQYGEALDDLLSAIKNKQNELQATHHKYVPIAVKIAPDLSVEELIQVADSLVRHNIDGVIATNTTLDRSLVQGMKNCDEMGGLSGRPVQLKSTEIIRALSAELNGRLPIIGVGGIDSVIAAREKMAAGASLVQIYSGFIFKGPQLIKEIVNHI, encoded by the coding sequence ATGTACTACCCCTTCGTTCGTAAAGCCCTTTTTCAGCTCGATCCCGAGCGCGCTCATGAATTGACATTCCAGCAGTTACGCCGCATTACAGGTACGCCTCTTGAAGCGCTGGTGCGCCAGAAAGTGCAGGAAAAACCTGTTCAGTGCATGGGCCTGACGTTTAAGAATCCACTGGGTCTGGCTGCCGGTCTCGACAAGAATGGCGAGTGCATTGACGCGCTTGGTGCGATGGGGTTTGGCTCCATTGAAGTCGGCACCGTGACGCCGCGTCCGCAGGACGGTAACGACAAACCGCGTCTGTTCCGTTTGGTGGAAGCCGAAGGTTTGATCAACCGTATGGGCTTTAATAACCACGGTGTTGATCATCTGGTGGAGAACGTTAAAAAATCCCATTTTGACGGCGTGCTGGGTATTAATATCGGCAAAAATAAAGATACGCCGGTAGAGCAGGGCAAAGATGACTATCTGATTTGTATGGAAAAAGTCTATGCTTACGCCGGTTATATTGCGATTAACATCTCTTCGCCAAATACCCCAGGCCTGCGCACGCTGCAATATGGTGAAGCACTGGACGATCTGTTAAGTGCGATTAAAAATAAACAGAATGAGCTTCAGGCGACTCACCATAAATATGTTCCGATCGCGGTTAAGATCGCGCCGGATCTTTCGGTTGAAGAATTGATCCAGGTCGCCGACAGTTTAGTTCGCCATAATATTGATGGTGTTATTGCGACCAATACCACACTCGATCGTTCCCTGGTCCAAGGAATGAAAAACTGCGACGAAATGGGTGGGTTAAGTGGCCGTCCGGTACAATTAAAAAGCACCGAAATTATTCGCGCGTTATCGGCGGAATTAAATGGCCGCTTACCAATCATCGGGGTGGGTGGGATCGACTCGGTCATCGCTGCCCGCGAGAAGATGGCGGCAGGCGCTTCTCTGGTGCAAATCTATTCCGGCTTTATTTTTAAAGGCCCACAATTGATTAAAGAAATCGTTAATCATATCTAA
- a CDS encoding 23S rRNA (guanine-N-2-) -methyltransferase rlmL, whose protein sequence is MNSLFASTARGLEELLKTELESLGARECQVVQGGVHFEGDTRLIYQSLMWSRLASRIMLPLGACKVYSDLDLYLGVQATDWTEIFAPGATFAVHFSGLNDEIRNSQYGALKVKDAIVDSFTRKNLERPNVDRENPDLRINVWLNKETAHISLDLCGEGLHQRGYRDRAGIAPIKENLAAAIVMRSGWQPGTPMLDPMCGSGTLLIEAAMMATDRAPGLHRGQWGFSGWAQHDDALWKEVKAEAQVRARKGLADYTSRFYGSDSDARVIERARSNARRAGIGELIDFEVKDVSQLTNPLPKGPYGTVISNPPYGERLDSEPALIALHSLFGRTMKDAFGGWNLSLFSGSPELLSCLQLRAERQFKAKNGPLDCVQKNYHLTEKDGDSKPSTVAEDYANRLRKNLKKFEKWAKQEGVECYRIYDADLPEYNVAVDRYADWVVVQEYAPPKTVDAQKARQRLLDIIAATIGVLGIAPNKLILKTRERQKGANQYQKMGDKGDFIEVGEYNARLWVNLTDYLDTGLFLDHRIARRMLGQMSKGKDFLNLFAYTGSASVHAGLGGARSTTTVDMSRTYLEWAERNLRLNGLTGRQHRLLQADVLGWLRDTDEQFDLIFIDPPTFSNSKRMEDSFDVQRDHLRLMTDLKRLLRKGGTIMFSNNKRGFRMDNDGLEKLGLKAQEISQKTLSQDFARNRQIHNCWLITAV, encoded by the coding sequence ATGAATTCTCTGTTTGCCAGTACGGCCCGTGGGCTGGAAGAGCTGTTAAAAACTGAACTGGAAAGCCTTGGCGCGCGTGAGTGTCAGGTGGTTCAGGGTGGTGTCCATTTTGAGGGCGACACGCGGCTTATTTACCAGAGCCTGATGTGGAGCCGCCTGGCGTCGCGCATCATGTTGCCGCTGGGTGCCTGTAAGGTCTATAGCGACCTTGACCTGTACCTCGGCGTACAGGCGACCGACTGGACAGAGATTTTCGCCCCAGGCGCGACCTTTGCCGTGCATTTCAGCGGTCTGAACGACGAAATTCGTAATAGCCAGTACGGTGCGCTGAAAGTGAAAGACGCCATTGTCGACAGCTTCACGCGTAAAAATCTCGAGCGTCCGAACGTTGATCGTGAAAATCCCGATCTGCGCATTAACGTGTGGCTGAATAAAGAGACAGCACATATCTCGCTGGATCTGTGCGGCGAAGGCCTGCATCAGCGCGGCTATCGCGATCGCGCCGGTATTGCGCCGATCAAAGAGAACCTGGCTGCGGCCATCGTGATGCGTTCCGGCTGGCAGCCGGGCACGCCGATGCTCGACCCGATGTGCGGTTCCGGTACTTTGCTGATCGAAGCAGCCATGATGGCGACGGATCGTGCGCCGGGCTTGCACCGTGGGCAATGGGGTTTTAGCGGCTGGGCGCAGCACGACGATGCCCTCTGGAAAGAGGTCAAAGCCGAAGCGCAGGTTCGCGCGCGTAAAGGCCTGGCAGACTATACCTCTCGTTTCTACGGCTCGGACAGCGACGCTCGCGTGATTGAACGCGCACGCAGCAACGCCCGCCGTGCCGGTATCGGTGAGCTGATCGACTTCGAGGTGAAAGATGTCTCTCAACTGACCAATCCATTACCAAAAGGTCCGTACGGCACGGTGATCAGTAACCCACCGTACGGCGAACGTCTGGATAGCGAACCGGCGCTGATCGCGCTGCACAGCCTGTTTGGTCGTACCATGAAAGACGCTTTCGGCGGCTGGAATCTGTCGCTGTTTAGCGGCTCTCCGGAACTGCTGAGCTGCCTGCAACTGCGCGCCGAGCGCCAGTTCAAAGCCAAAAACGGCCCGCTGGACTGTGTGCAGAAAAACTACCATCTGACCGAAAAAGACGGTGACAGCAAGCCGTCCACCGTGGCGGAAGATTATGCCAACCGTCTGCGTAAGAACCTGAAAAAATTCGAAAAGTGGGCGAAACAGGAAGGTGTTGAATGCTACCGCATTTACGATGCCGATCTGCCGGAATATAACGTAGCGGTAGACCGTTACGCGGACTGGGTGGTGGTTCAGGAATATGCACCGCCGAAAACGGTGGATGCGCAAAAAGCGCGTCAGCGTCTGCTGGACATTATCGCCGCAACCATTGGCGTGCTGGGTATCGCACCTAATAAACTGATCCTGAAAACCCGTGAGCGTCAGAAAGGGGCCAACCAGTATCAAAAGATGGGTGATAAGGGCGACTTTATCGAAGTGGGCGAGTACAACGCGCGCCTGTGGGTCAACCTGACGGATTACCTCGACACCGGTCTGTTCCTCGATCACCGTATCGCGCGTCGTATGCTGGGCCAGATGAGCAAAGGAAAAGACTTCCTGAACTTGTTCGCTTACACCGGCAGCGCCAGCGTTCATGCGGGCCTGGGCGGTGCGCGTAGCACCACCACGGTGGATATGTCGCGCACCTATCTGGAGTGGGCTGAGCGTAACCTGCGTCTCAACGGCCTGACCGGACGTCAGCATCGCCTGCTGCAAGCCGACGTACTGGGCTGGCTGCGTGACACGGATGAGCAGTTTGACCTGATCTTCATCGATCCACCGACTTTCTCTAACTCGAAACGTATGGAAGACTCGTTTGACGTTCAGCGCGATCACCTGCGTCTGATGACCGACCTGAAACGTCTGCTGCGTAAAGGCGGCACCATTATGTTCTCGAACAACAAACGCGGCTTCCGCATGGACAATGACGGGCTGGAAAAATTGGGACTGAAAGCACAAGAAATCAGCCAAAAAACGCTGTCTCAGGACTTCGCCCGTAACCGTCAAATTCACAACTGCTGGTTAATTACCGCAGTCTGA
- a CDS encoding ATPase components of ABC transporters with duplicated ATPase domains codes for MSLISMHGAWLSFSDAPLLDDTELHIEDNERVCLVGRNGAGKSTLMKILNREQGLDDGRIVYEQDLIVSRLQQDPPRNVAGSVYDFVAEGISEQAEYLKGYHDISHLVMTDPSEKNLNEMARLQDLLDHHGLWQLEDRINEVLEQLGLEADMALASLSGGWLRKAALGRALVSGPKVLLLDEPTNHLDIETIDWLEGFLKTFNGTIIFISHDRSFIRNMATRIVDLDRGKLVTYPGDYDTYLLEKEENLRVEELQNAEFDRKLAQEEVWIRQGIKARRTRNEGRVRALKAMRNERSERREVMGSAKMQVEEASRSGKIVFEMENVNYQIDGKVLVSDFSAQVQRGDKIALIGPNGCGKSTLLKLMLGQLQADSGRVHCGTKLEVAYFDQHRTELDPDRTVMDNLAEGKQEVMVNGKPRHVLGYLQDFLFHPKRAMTPVRALSGGERNRLLLARLFLKPSNLLILDEPTNDLDVETLELLEELIDGYQGTVMLVSHDRQFVDNTVTECWIFEGEGRIGQYVGGYQDARGQQAQSLATKQSKSKTGSQTPVAKAETVKKSTVKMSYNLQRELEGLPQRLEELEANLSTLQAQVADASFFSQPHDYTQKILAELSQAEKALEEAFERWEYLEALKNGA; via the coding sequence ATGTCATTAATTAGCATGCACGGCGCATGGCTGTCTTTCAGCGATGCGCCACTTCTCGACGACACTGAACTGCACATCGAAGATAACGAACGCGTTTGTCTGGTGGGCCGTAACGGCGCGGGTAAATCCACACTGATGAAGATCCTTAACCGTGAGCAGGGGCTGGACGATGGTCGCATTGTTTACGAACAAGATCTGATTGTTTCCCGTCTGCAGCAGGACCCACCGCGCAACGTTGCGGGCAGCGTGTACGATTTTGTCGCTGAAGGGATTTCAGAGCAGGCCGAATACCTGAAGGGCTATCACGATATCTCGCACCTGGTGATGACCGATCCGAGCGAAAAAAATCTCAACGAGATGGCGCGTCTTCAGGATCTGCTGGATCACCACGGCCTGTGGCAGCTGGAAGATCGCATTAATGAAGTGCTGGAACAGCTCGGTCTTGAAGCCGATATGGCGCTGGCGTCACTTTCGGGTGGCTGGCTGCGTAAAGCGGCTCTGGGCCGTGCGCTGGTCAGTGGACCAAAAGTGCTGCTGCTCGATGAGCCAACAAACCACCTCGATATTGAAACCATCGACTGGCTGGAAGGGTTCCTGAAAACCTTCAACGGCACCATTATCTTTATCTCCCACGACCGTTCATTCATCCGCAATATGGCAACGCGTATTGTCGATCTCGATCGCGGTAAGCTGGTCACCTATCCGGGCGATTACGACACCTATCTGCTGGAAAAAGAAGAAAACCTGCGCGTGGAAGAGCTGCAAAACGCCGAGTTCGATCGCAAGCTGGCGCAGGAAGAGGTCTGGATCCGTCAGGGCATCAAAGCCCGTCGTACCCGTAACGAAGGCCGTGTGCGTGCCTTGAAAGCGATGCGTAACGAACGCAGCGAACGCCGGGAAGTGATGGGCAGCGCGAAGATGCAGGTCGAAGAGGCCTCTCGCTCCGGCAAGATTGTCTTCGAGATGGAAAACGTCAATTACCAGATCGACGGCAAAGTACTGGTGAGCGATTTCTCCGCTCAGGTTCAGCGTGGCGACAAAATCGCCCTGATTGGCCCGAACGGCTGTGGTAAATCCACGCTGCTGAAACTCATGCTCGGTCAGCTACAGGCTGACAGCGGTCGCGTTCACTGCGGGACTAAACTGGAAGTGGCCTATTTCGACCAGCACCGTACTGAGCTGGATCCGGACAGAACCGTGATGGATAACCTGGCCGAAGGCAAACAAGAGGTGATGGTCAACGGTAAACCGCGCCACGTGCTGGGCTACCTGCAGGACTTCCTGTTCCATCCAAAACGCGCCATGACGCCGGTTCGCGCGTTGTCCGGCGGGGAACGTAACCGCCTGCTGCTGGCGCGTCTGTTCCTGAAGCCAAGTAACTTATTGATTCTCGATGAACCGACCAACGATCTGGATGTCGAAACTCTGGAACTGCTGGAAGAGCTGATCGACGGCTATCAGGGCACCGTGATGCTGGTCAGCCACGATCGTCAGTTTGTCGATAACACCGTAACTGAGTGCTGGATTTTCGAAGGCGAAGGCCGGATTGGTCAATATGTCGGCGGCTATCAGGATGCGCGCGGGCAGCAGGCGCAATCTTTGGCGACTAAACAGTCAAAATCCAAAACTGGATCGCAAACTCCTGTCGCAAAAGCAGAAACTGTCAAAAAATCGACGGTCAAAATGAGCTATAACCTGCAGCGCGAACTGGAAGGGTTGCCGCAACGTCTGGAAGAGCTGGAAGCGAATCTGAGTACTTTGCAGGCTCAGGTTGCTGATGCCTCCTTCTTTAGCCAGCCACACGACTATACTCAGAAAATATTGGCGGAGCTTTCCCAGGCCGAAAAGGCGCTGGAAGAAGCATTTGAGCGCTGGGAGTACCTTGAGGCTCTCAAAAACGGCGCATAA
- a CDS encoding paraquat-inducible protein: protein MCDQHHADRHILCSQCDMLVALPELDHGHKATCPRCGATLTTEWDAPRARPTAYALAALFMLLLSNLFPFIYMKVGGMTSEVDLLEIPGVMFSEDYASLGTFFLLFVQIVPAFCLVVILLLVNRVRMPVKVKIMLARILFQLKSWGMAEIFLAGILVSFVKLMAYGDVGVGSSFIPWCLYCVLQLRAFQCVDRRWAWDDIAPAPMLAQTVKVGVPGIRQGLRSCSCCTAILPAEHKVCPRCGTKGHVRRRNSLQWTMALLVTSIMLYLPANILPIMITDLLGDKMPSTILAGVVLLWGEGSYPVAMVIFIASIMVPTLKMIAIAWLCWDAKGHGKRDSERMHLIYEVVEFVGRWSMIDVFVIAVLSALVRMGGLMSIYPAMGALMFALVVVMTMFAALTFDPRLSWDREPESSHEEE, encoded by the coding sequence ATGTGTGATCAGCACCATGCCGACCGGCATATTCTATGCTCGCAATGCGATATGCTCGTGGCGCTTCCTGAGCTGGATCACGGACATAAAGCAACTTGCCCCCGCTGCGGGGCAACGCTGACAACAGAGTGGGACGCGCCTCGTGCGCGTCCTACTGCATATGCGCTCGCGGCGCTGTTCATGCTGCTGCTTTCCAATCTTTTTCCGTTCATCTATATGAAAGTCGGCGGGATGACCAGCGAAGTGGATTTGCTGGAAATTCCCGGCGTCATGTTCTCGGAAGATTACGCCAGTCTCGGCACCTTCTTCCTTCTCTTTGTGCAAATCGTTCCGGCGTTTTGCCTGGTGGTGATTCTGCTGCTGGTTAACCGCGTTCGGATGCCTGTCAAAGTCAAAATCATGCTTGCCCGAATCCTTTTCCAGCTGAAAAGCTGGGGAATGGCAGAGATTTTCCTGGCGGGAATCCTGGTCAGTTTCGTCAAGCTGATGGCTTACGGTGACGTGGGCGTTGGCAGCAGTTTTATTCCCTGGTGCCTGTACTGTGTTTTGCAATTGCGCGCTTTCCAGTGTGTGGATCGTCGTTGGGCCTGGGATGATATTGCCCCGGCACCCATGCTCGCACAGACGGTTAAAGTGGGTGTTCCAGGGATTCGACAGGGGTTGCGTTCTTGCTCCTGCTGCACCGCTATTTTGCCTGCAGAGCACAAAGTGTGTCCGCGCTGCGGGACGAAAGGGCACGTGCGGCGTAGAAACAGTCTGCAATGGACGATGGCGTTATTGGTCACGTCGATCATGCTGTATTTACCTGCCAATATTTTACCGATCATGATTACGGATCTGCTGGGGGACAAAATGCCCTCGACGATCCTCGCGGGTGTGGTTCTGCTCTGGGGTGAAGGTTCGTATCCGGTCGCCATGGTTATCTTTATCGCCAGTATCATGGTTCCGACGTTAAAAATGATCGCGATTGCCTGGCTGTGCTGGGATGCTAAGGGGCATGGTAAACGCGACAGTGAACGCATGCATCTGATTTATGAAGTCGTAGAATTTGTTGGCCGCTGGTCAATGATTGACGTGTTTGTGATTGCCGTTCTCTCCGCGCTGGTGCGCATGGGAGGACTGATGAGTATTTATCCCGCTATGGGCGCGCTGATGTTTGCGCTGGTCGTTGTGATGACGATGTTTGCGGCCCTGACCTTCGACCCGCGTTTATCGTGGGATCGTGAGCCAGAGTCAAGCCATGAGGAAGAGTGA
- a CDS encoding Paraquat-inducible protein B, with translation MENKSGEAKVQKVKNWSPVWIFPIVTALIGAWILFYHYSHQGPEVTLITTNAEGIEGGKTTIKSRSVDVGVVESATLTDDLTHVEIKARLHSGMEKLLHGDSVFWVVKPQVGREGISGLGTLLSGAYIELQPGTKGSQPGNYQLLDSPPLAPPDAKGIRVTLDSKKAGQLSPGDPVLFRGYRVGSVETSTFDAQKRAISYQLFINAPNDRLVTSNVRFWKDSGIAVDLTSAGMRVEMGSLTTLFGGGVSFDVPEGMELGQPVAPKTAFRLFDDQKSIQDALYTDHVDYLMFFKDSVRGLQPGAPVEFRGIRLGTVGQVPYFVPGLHQVLDDDYRIPVLIRIEPERLLAQIGKDQDIGEHINQLMNRGLRGSLKTGNLVTGALYVDMDFYPKAPAITGARQFGGYTIIPTVSSGLAQIQQRLMETLDKINNLPLNPMLEQATNSLTESQATMRRLQTTLDNINKITANQSMQQLPQDMQKTLRELNRSMQGFQPGSAAYNKMVADMQRLDQVLRELQPVLKTLNEKSNALVFEAKDKKDPEPKRAKE, from the coding sequence ATGGAAAATAAGAGTGGAGAGGCGAAAGTGCAGAAGGTCAAAAACTGGTCGCCGGTGTGGATCTTCCCCATCGTAACTGCACTGATCGGTGCCTGGATCCTGTTTTATCATTACAGCCATCAGGGGCCGGAAGTGACGCTTATCACCACTAACGCCGAGGGTATTGAAGGGGGGAAAACCACCATCAAGAGCCGCAGCGTGGACGTGGGTGTCGTCGAGAGCGCAACCCTGACGGACGATTTAACGCACGTTGAGATCAAAGCGCGTTTGCACTCAGGAATGGAAAAACTGCTGCACGGCGATTCCGTCTTCTGGGTTGTTAAACCCCAGGTCGGGCGTGAAGGGATCAGTGGTCTCGGTACGTTGCTTTCAGGGGCGTATATCGAACTGCAGCCAGGTACGAAAGGCAGTCAGCCGGGAAATTATCAGCTGCTTGATTCTCCGCCTTTGGCTCCGCCGGACGCGAAAGGTATTCGTGTCACCCTCGACAGTAAGAAAGCGGGGCAGCTCAGCCCGGGCGATCCGGTGCTGTTCCGTGGTTACCGCGTAGGCTCTGTGGAAACCAGTACCTTTGATGCGCAAAAACGTGCCATCAGCTATCAGCTGTTTATCAATGCGCCAAACGATCGTCTGGTGACCAGCAATGTGCGCTTCTGGAAAGACAGCGGCATCGCGGTGGATCTGACCTCCGCGGGTATGCGCGTTGAGATGGGCTCACTGACCACGCTGTTTGGCGGCGGGGTGAGCTTTGATGTACCGGAAGGGATGGAACTGGGTCAGCCGGTTGCGCCGAAAACCGCGTTCAGATTGTTTGACGATCAGAAAAGTATTCAGGATGCGCTTTATACCGACCACGTCGATTATCTGATGTTCTTTAAAGATTCGGTTCGCGGCCTGCAGCCAGGTGCACCGGTGGAATTCCGCGGTATCCGTCTGGGCACCGTCGGCCAGGTGCCGTACTTCGTACCGGGCCTGCATCAGGTACTGGATGACGACTATCGTATTCCGGTATTGATCCGCATTGAGCCAGAACGCTTACTGGCCCAGATTGGTAAGGATCAGGATATCGGAGAGCATATTAATCAGCTGATGAATCGCGGATTACGCGGCTCGCTGAAAACCGGCAACCTGGTAACGGGAGCGCTGTATGTGGACATGGACTTCTATCCGAAAGCCCCGGCGATCACCGGTGCGCGCCAGTTCGGTGGATACACCATTATCCCAACTGTCAGCAGCGGCCTGGCGCAGATCCAGCAGCGTCTGATGGAAACATTGGATAAGATTAACAATCTGCCATTGAATCCGATGCTTGAGCAAGCCACAAACAGCCTGACTGAAAGCCAGGCTACCATGCGTCGTCTACAAACTACGCTGGATAACATCAACAAAATTACGGCTAACCAGTCGATGCAGCAGCTTCCGCAGGATATGCAGAAAACGTTGCGTGAGCTGAACCGCAGTATGCAGGGCTTCCAGCCTGGCTCGGCGGCGTATAACAAGATGGTGGCGGATATGCAGCGCCTGGATCAGGTTCTGCGCGAGCTGCAACCGGTTCTGAAAACGCTGAATGAGAAGAGCAACGCGCTGGTATTTGAAGCCAAGGACAAAAAAGATCCTGAGCCTAAGAGGGCAAAAGAATGA